Proteins from a single region of Chlorocebus sabaeus isolate Y175 chromosome 7, mChlSab1.0.hap1, whole genome shotgun sequence:
- the LOC119620953 gene encoding small ribosomal subunit protein eS21-like encodes MQNYSGELVDLYMQRKGSASNRIIGVKNHASIQMNVVEADKVTGRFNGQFKTCAICEVICRVGKSDDYIL; translated from the coding sequence ATGCAGAATTACAGCGGCGAGCTTGTGGACCTGTATATGCAGCGGAAAGGCTCTGCTAGTAATCGCATCATTGGTGTCAAGAACCATGCATCCATCCAGATGAATGTGGTAGAGGCTGACAAGGTCACAGGCAGGTTTAACGGCCAGTTTAAAACCTGTGCTATCTGCGAGGTCATTTGCAGGGTGGGTAAGTCTGATGACTACATTCTGTGa